The following coding sequences lie in one Haladaptatus sp. DJG-WS-42 genomic window:
- a CDS encoding phenylalanine--tRNA ligase subunit alpha, with amino-acid sequence MKLPEPQVAVLEAASATDAQTFSRLAEATDLPAETVAGAAFALEAEGLVTVSEETAETVTVTDEGFDYAEDGLPEVRLYNAALEQGAAEDAVEMGRIIGASGLGGPQVNIALSNFARKGYGSIDSGKVSVNADADPEADEEANALAALVAGDSIEDSDVLSQLSRRDLVDVSESAIRSVRLTDAGVDALMEGVSVAETVGRLTTEMLTSGDWEDVEFAEYNVEADAEQYLGGKEHILRQTANRVKDVLVGMGFQEMEGPHADSEFWINDCLFMPQDHPARTHWDQFALDVPPMESLPEGLLERVHNAHLYGAGDDGEGYHSPWTEDVARAIDLRGHTTSLSMRYLSGHEVGELEKPSRHFSVEKVYRNDTLDPTHLLEFYQIEGWVMADDLSVRDLMGTFTEFYEQFGITDLEFKPHYNPYTEPSFELFGRHPETGEIIEIGNSGIFRREVLDPLGVECDVMAWGLALERLLMLMHGFEDIRDVHGTLCDLDLLRNVEVVY; translated from the coding sequence ATGAAACTACCCGAACCACAGGTCGCGGTCTTAGAGGCCGCGTCCGCCACAGACGCACAGACATTCTCCCGACTGGCGGAGGCCACCGACCTCCCCGCAGAGACGGTCGCTGGAGCCGCCTTCGCGCTCGAAGCCGAGGGCCTCGTCACCGTTTCTGAGGAGACTGCAGAGACCGTCACCGTCACCGACGAAGGATTCGACTATGCCGAGGACGGCCTTCCCGAAGTCCGCCTCTACAATGCGGCACTCGAACAGGGTGCGGCCGAGGACGCCGTCGAAATGGGCCGCATCATCGGCGCATCCGGCCTCGGCGGCCCACAAGTCAACATCGCGCTCTCGAATTTCGCGCGCAAAGGCTACGGCTCGATTGACAGCGGCAAGGTATCCGTCAATGCAGACGCCGACCCTGAAGCAGACGAAGAAGCCAACGCGCTCGCCGCGCTCGTCGCGGGCGATTCCATCGAAGATAGCGACGTTCTCTCTCAGCTCTCTCGTCGCGACCTCGTCGACGTATCTGAATCGGCCATCCGCTCGGTGCGCCTCACCGACGCGGGTGTCGATGCCCTCATGGAGGGCGTCTCCGTGGCAGAAACCGTTGGCCGACTCACCACCGAGATGCTCACCTCCGGCGACTGGGAAGACGTCGAGTTCGCCGAGTACAACGTCGAAGCCGACGCAGAGCAGTATCTCGGCGGCAAAGAGCACATCCTCCGCCAGACGGCAAACCGCGTCAAAGACGTGCTCGTCGGCATGGGCTTCCAAGAGATGGAAGGCCCACACGCAGACAGCGAGTTCTGGATTAACGACTGTCTGTTCATGCCCCAAGACCACCCGGCGCGCACCCACTGGGACCAGTTCGCCCTCGACGTGCCGCCGATGGAATCTCTCCCCGAAGGCCTCCTTGAGCGAGTGCACAACGCCCATCTCTACGGGGCAGGCGACGACGGCGAGGGCTACCACTCGCCGTGGACCGAGGACGTAGCCCGCGCAATCGACCTCCGCGGCCACACCACCTCGCTCTCAATGCGGTATCTCTCCGGCCACGAGGTCGGGGAACTCGAAAAGCCATCCCGCCATTTCTCCGTCGAAAAGGTGTACCGCAACGACACGCTCGACCCGACCCACCTGCTCGAATTCTACCAAATCGAGGGCTGGGTCATGGCCGACGACCTCTCGGTGCGCGACCTGATGGGGACGTTCACCGAGTTCTACGAGCAGTTCGGCATCACCGACTTGGAGTTCAAACCCCACTACAACCCGTACACCGAACCGAGCTTCGAGCTGTTCGGTCGCCACCCAGAGACGGGCGAAATCATCGAGATTGGGAACAGTGGCATCTTCCGCCGCGAAGTGCTCGACCCCCTCGGCGTCGAGTGCGACGTGATGGCGTGGGGACTTGCGCTTGAACGGTTGCTCATGTTGATGCACGGCTTCGAAGACATCCGCGACGTACACGGCACGCTGTGTGACCTTGACCTGCTGCGGAACGTGGAGGTAGTCTACTAA
- the pheT gene encoding phenylalanine--tRNA ligase subunit beta — translation MPVVDVDPDELRRLTGHDEKSDDELKDDLFGLGLEFEGETDDGEFQLEFAPDRLDRLSVEGVARSLRYQYGDDRGVYIPRTNDADWSIVVDASVPEERPYVTGAIVRGVNLSDEGLESLIQLQEKLHATMGRKRAKGAIGVHDLTMLKGAKATDEAGEQCITYKGVDPDGVTFVALDSDQELTPREVLTEHETGTKYADLVEELDRYPAIYDDIGLFSFPPVINGRRTEVSTDSRDLFIELTGTDQWTIDRMCNIICYALDARGGTVEQVTVEYPDHELTRPDFEVETKTVTHERVEKLLGLDFEEKDIVDLLERAGLDAEVETIGDDELAYEVSVPPYRVDVLHPLDIVDDIGRAYGFNDLEPKYPDVSTVGGLHERSRLETAARDTLVGLGFQDLLNFHMTSEVENFERMGIAPEDDGLGAETPATITEPYSEEYTMLRTWNLPSLMMVLENNTHRAYPQNLAEIGFVAHRDDSLNTRVAEARHVAAVLAGNDVSYEDAKARLQALCRAFDVELETPATAHPSFIAGRTAAVVVAGEEAGVIGELHPKVLVEHGLELPVVGFEFDLSALQ, via the coding sequence ATGCCCGTTGTTGACGTTGACCCAGACGAACTGCGCCGCCTGACCGGCCACGACGAAAAGAGCGACGACGAGTTGAAAGATGACCTGTTCGGCCTCGGCCTCGAATTCGAGGGCGAAACCGACGACGGCGAGTTCCAACTGGAGTTCGCCCCAGACCGGCTTGACCGGCTCTCGGTCGAGGGTGTCGCCCGGTCGCTTCGCTACCAGTATGGCGACGACCGCGGCGTCTACATCCCGCGGACGAACGACGCGGACTGGTCGATTGTCGTCGACGCGTCTGTCCCGGAAGAACGCCCCTACGTGACGGGGGCAATCGTCCGCGGCGTGAACCTCTCAGACGAGGGGCTCGAATCGCTCATCCAGTTACAGGAAAAACTCCACGCGACGATGGGGCGCAAACGCGCCAAGGGCGCAATCGGCGTCCACGACCTGACCATGCTGAAGGGCGCGAAAGCGACCGACGAGGCGGGTGAGCAGTGCATCACGTACAAGGGTGTCGACCCCGACGGCGTCACCTTCGTTGCACTCGATTCAGACCAAGAACTCACCCCGCGCGAAGTGCTCACGGAACACGAGACGGGCACAAAGTACGCAGACTTGGTGGAGGAGTTAGACCGGTATCCCGCCATCTACGACGACATTGGCCTGTTCTCGTTCCCGCCAGTCATCAACGGCCGTCGCACCGAGGTTTCGACGGACTCGCGCGACCTATTCATCGAACTCACGGGCACCGACCAGTGGACAATCGACCGGATGTGCAACATCATCTGCTACGCGCTTGACGCCCGCGGTGGCACTGTCGAACAGGTCACCGTCGAGTACCCAGACCACGAACTCACGCGCCCCGACTTCGAAGTGGAGACGAAAACTGTCACCCACGAGCGCGTCGAGAAACTGCTCGGCCTCGACTTCGAGGAAAAAGACATCGTGGACTTGCTCGAACGCGCCGGACTCGACGCCGAAGTCGAGACGATCGGCGACGACGAACTCGCCTACGAGGTATCCGTTCCACCGTACCGCGTGGACGTGCTCCACCCGCTCGACATCGTCGACGACATCGGGCGGGCCTACGGTTTCAACGACCTTGAACCAAAGTACCCGGACGTGTCGACAGTTGGCGGCCTCCACGAGCGCTCTCGGCTCGAAACCGCCGCCCGCGACACGCTCGTCGGGCTTGGCTTCCAGGACCTGCTCAACTTCCACATGACGAGCGAAGTCGAGAACTTCGAGCGAATGGGCATCGCGCCCGAAGACGACGGTCTTGGTGCGGAGACGCCCGCGACTATCACCGAACCGTACAGCGAGGAGTACACCATGCTCCGGACGTGGAATCTCCCGTCGCTCATGATGGTCTTAGAGAACAACACCCACCGGGCGTACCCACAGAACTTGGCGGAAATCGGCTTCGTCGCCCACCGCGACGATTCGCTCAACACGCGGGTCGCAGAAGCTCGCCACGTCGCCGCCGTTCTCGCCGGCAACGACGTGTCCTACGAGGACGCGAAAGCCCGCCTGCAGGCGCTCTGTCGTGCCTTCGACGTGGAACTCGAAACTCCGGCCACAGCGCACCCGTCATTCATCGCCGGGCGCACCGCCGCAGTCGTCGTAGCGGGCGAGGAAGCCGGTGTCATCGGCGAACTGCATCCGAAAGTGCTCGTCGAACACGGTCTCGAACTGCCGGTCGTTGGCTTCGAATTCGACCTCTCAGCACTGCAGTAA
- a CDS encoding quinone-dependent dihydroorotate dehydrogenase, with amino-acid sequence MRLYNAAKPILFRLPPETAHGLAHRFLGAVDGTPVMSAMRRAYTVDDERLRVRAFNQQFENPVGVAAGFDKNAEIPGALAGLGFSHVEVGGVTAERQPGNPKPRMFRLPEDEALINRMGFNNEGADLIGERLADVDVEFPLGINIGKSKATPLEDAADDYLYTYERVKDGGDYFVVNVSSPNTPGLRELQNREPLERIFSTLQDAGASPLLVKLSPNLTNAAVEDALAVVDELDLDGVVATNTSTDRPAHLQNANSAQTGGLSGKPIEGRATEMIRFVAKRTDKPVVGVGGIDSARGAYEKIKAGASVLQLYTGLVYHGPSIARDINKGLLKLLEEDGYDSVEAAVGADLP; translated from the coding sequence ATGAGACTCTACAACGCGGCAAAGCCGATTCTGTTCAGGCTTCCGCCCGAGACGGCCCACGGGCTGGCACACCGCTTTCTCGGCGCGGTCGATGGCACGCCCGTCATGAGCGCGATGCGTCGGGCCTACACCGTGGACGATGAACGCCTTCGAGTTCGGGCGTTCAACCAGCAGTTCGAGAATCCGGTTGGCGTGGCCGCCGGATTCGATAAGAACGCAGAGATTCCCGGCGCGCTCGCCGGACTCGGCTTCAGCCACGTCGAAGTTGGCGGCGTCACCGCAGAACGCCAACCCGGCAACCCGAAACCGCGCATGTTCCGCCTCCCCGAGGACGAGGCGCTCATCAACCGCATGGGGTTCAACAACGAGGGCGCAGACCTGATTGGCGAACGTCTCGCAGACGTGGACGTGGAGTTCCCACTCGGGATCAACATCGGGAAATCGAAGGCAACACCGCTCGAAGACGCCGCAGACGACTATCTGTACACCTACGAGCGTGTCAAAGACGGCGGCGACTATTTTGTGGTGAACGTCTCCAGTCCGAACACGCCGGGCCTGCGCGAACTCCAGAACCGCGAACCACTCGAACGAATTTTCAGCACCCTTCAGGACGCAGGCGCGAGCCCGCTGCTCGTGAAACTCTCACCCAATCTCACGAACGCCGCCGTCGAAGACGCGCTCGCCGTCGTCGATGAACTGGACTTAGACGGCGTCGTCGCAACCAACACCTCGACCGACCGCCCGGCGCACCTCCAGAACGCGAACAGCGCCCAGACCGGCGGTCTCTCCGGGAAGCCAATCGAGGGGCGCGCTACCGAGATGATTCGGTTCGTCGCAAAGCGCACGGACAAACCCGTCGTCGGCGTCGGCGGCATCGACTCTGCACGCGGCGCCTACGAGAAAATCAAAGCAGGCGCGAGCGTCCTGCAACTCTACACTGGCCTCGTCTATCACGGCCCCTCCATCGCCCGCGACATCAACAAAGGCCTGCTGAAACTCCTCGAAGAAGACGGCTACGACAGCGTCGAAGCCGCCGTGGGCGCAGACCTTCCCTGA
- a CDS encoding Rieske (2Fe-2S) protein, which translates to MPRGTQLCSLSALSENESYLFTVRELDGREEEVILVNLADCVAAWKNFCQHETDQRLDRGMGAAIRDGELICPKRRSMFDGCSGYCDNGKAAGSTLVAVDVTLEDGDVYLTDAKCRFVREGGIDDGDDMPSSSSHLTF; encoded by the coding sequence ATGCCTCGCGGGACGCAGCTCTGTTCTCTCTCAGCCCTCTCCGAAAACGAGTCGTACCTGTTCACCGTGCGCGAACTCGATGGACGCGAAGAAGAAGTCATCCTCGTCAATCTCGCAGACTGCGTCGCGGCATGGAAGAACTTCTGCCAGCACGAAACCGACCAGCGACTCGACCGCGGGATGGGCGCAGCCATCCGCGATGGCGAGCTCATCTGTCCAAAGCGCAGGTCGATGTTCGACGGCTGTTCGGGTTACTGTGACAACGGCAAAGCCGCTGGTTCGACGCTCGTAGCGGTGGACGTAACGCTCGAAGACGGCGACGTGTATCTTACGGACGCAAAATGCAGGTTCGTCCGTGAGGGTGGCATCGACGACGGCGACGACATGCCCTCGTCGTCCTCTCACCTCACGTTTTAG
- a CDS encoding DUF2250 domain-containing protein — MHSADHRILDYLQRERPDYAPLIANRLGMHLKYVEQRLEVLCAYGLLEAISDEVVYRITDTGVAYLEGGLDPTTLTPSSKQEH, encoded by the coding sequence ATGCACTCCGCTGACCACAGGATTCTGGACTATCTCCAGCGCGAGCGACCGGACTACGCACCGCTGATTGCCAACCGGCTCGGTATGCACTTGAAATACGTCGAACAGCGCCTCGAAGTGCTCTGCGCGTATGGATTACTCGAAGCAATCAGCGACGAGGTCGTCTACCGCATCACCGACACCGGGGTGGCCTATCTTGAAGGCGGGCTTGACCCGACCACGCTTACACCATCGAGCAAGCAAGAGCACTAA
- a CDS encoding ferredoxin--nitrite reductase yields MPTKVEGWKDETYGLEIRDHLERFAEEGFDAIPEDEHDAWFERFKWWGLYHQRSGQESYFMMRVGVPMGRLTPEQLRVVGEIAQDYASGPADNPEWPGAVCDWTTRQSIQLHWIQLQDIPDIFSRLEEVGLSTIQACGDSWRNIVGSPVAGRDADEHIDVWPLVEELNEEFKGNEAYSNLPRKWKVSVTGDTRGAGQGDINDLAFEPATKEIDVDEQSSSGSENSENSHDGEEVIGFNVRVGGGLARKEPRIARDIDVFCRPEEMTDVSAGISALFRDHGDRDNRFNARIKFLMDEWGPEKFRRVLQDEYMDYELETAGDDLRHEYDYNAGRNDASGDYIGVHEQNNGQYFVGLYVLVGRQKAADVIELADLAEAYGSEMIGLTQRQNIIIADIAEEDLDDFLAEPLLEEYSPDPHPFMRGSIACTGTEYCSLSIVETKNRMVRYGRWLRDNVELPEGITDFHIHLSGCTASCAQPQIADISLRGMKTRKDGDPVEAFDIGLGGGLGENPQFAEWVEMRVAADEVPGYIKNLLQVYEAQREEGQSFRDFIAAKDEDELQGLAEPEETSYEDPFMHNTKMTWYPYAEDDEMDASPAPSDD; encoded by the coding sequence ATGCCAACCAAAGTCGAGGGCTGGAAAGACGAGACCTACGGTCTCGAAATTCGAGACCACCTCGAACGTTTCGCCGAGGAGGGCTTCGACGCCATCCCCGAAGACGAACACGATGCCTGGTTCGAGCGCTTCAAATGGTGGGGACTCTACCACCAGCGCTCCGGCCAAGAGAGCTACTTCATGATGCGCGTTGGTGTGCCGATGGGTCGCCTGACGCCAGAACAGCTCCGCGTCGTCGGAGAGATTGCACAGGACTACGCAAGCGGCCCCGCCGACAACCCCGAGTGGCCCGGCGCGGTCTGTGACTGGACGACCCGGCAGTCGATTCAGCTTCACTGGATTCAACTGCAGGATATTCCAGATATTTTCTCTCGACTTGAGGAAGTCGGTCTCTCTACCATCCAAGCCTGCGGTGACTCGTGGCGCAACATCGTCGGCAGTCCAGTCGCTGGCCGCGACGCCGACGAACACATCGACGTGTGGCCGCTCGTCGAAGAACTCAACGAGGAGTTCAAAGGCAACGAGGCCTACTCGAACCTCCCGCGCAAGTGGAAGGTTTCGGTGACTGGCGACACCCGCGGGGCCGGACAGGGCGACATCAACGACCTCGCCTTTGAGCCAGCAACCAAAGAAATAGACGTTGACGAGCAAAGCTCGTCAGGCAGTGAGAACTCGGAGAATTCTCACGACGGTGAAGAAGTCATTGGCTTCAACGTCCGCGTCGGCGGGGGCCTCGCGCGCAAAGAGCCGCGCATCGCCCGCGACATCGACGTGTTCTGCCGCCCAGAGGAGATGACTGACGTGTCGGCTGGCATCTCCGCGCTGTTTCGCGACCACGGCGACCGCGACAACCGATTCAACGCCCGCATCAAGTTCCTCATGGACGAGTGGGGCCCCGAGAAATTCCGTCGCGTGCTCCAAGACGAGTACATGGACTACGAACTCGAAACCGCGGGCGACGACCTGCGCCACGAATACGACTACAACGCCGGGCGCAACGACGCGTCGGGTGACTACATCGGCGTCCACGAACAGAACAACGGCCAGTACTTCGTCGGCCTCTACGTGCTTGTCGGCCGCCAGAAGGCAGCAGACGTCATCGAACTCGCAGACCTCGCGGAAGCGTACGGCTCTGAGATGATTGGTCTCACCCAGCGCCAGAACATCATCATCGCCGACATCGCAGAAGAGGACCTCGACGACTTCCTCGCAGAGCCGCTTCTGGAGGAGTATTCGCCCGACCCACACCCGTTCATGCGTGGGTCGATTGCGTGTACGGGGACCGAGTACTGCTCGCTCTCCATCGTGGAGACGAAAAATCGGATGGTGCGCTACGGCCGCTGGCTTCGCGACAACGTCGAACTGCCCGAAGGCATCACCGACTTCCACATCCACCTCTCTGGCTGCACGGCATCGTGCGCCCAGCCACAGATTGCGGACATCAGCCTTCGAGGCATGAAGACGCGCAAGGACGGCGACCCCGTCGAAGCGTTCGACATCGGCCTCGGTGGCGGCCTCGGCGAGAACCCACAGTTCGCAGAGTGGGTCGAGATGCGCGTCGCCGCAGACGAGGTGCCGGGCTACATCAAGAACCTGTTGCAGGTGTACGAAGCCCAGCGAGAAGAGGGCCAAAGCTTCCGTGACTTCATCGCCGCGAAGGATGAGGACGAGCTTCAGGGCCTCGCAGAACCCGAGGAGACCTCCTACGAAGACCCGTTCATGCACAACACGAAGATGACGTGGTACCCGTACGCAGAAGACGACGAAATGGACGCCTCGCCCGCGCCATCTGACGACTGA
- a CDS encoding DUF6360 family protein → MADRLMTVNAYTTLDLVDAKAEGHGFTEEAFATLNVTSPRKQPDHVSLQLELDPTELDTLSPHADTVRLSPDDARKLAAALEKHAETVEQA, encoded by the coding sequence ATGGCCGACCGACTCATGACGGTCAACGCGTACACCACGCTTGACCTCGTCGACGCCAAGGCGGAGGGCCACGGCTTCACCGAGGAAGCGTTTGCCACGCTCAACGTCACCTCCCCGCGAAAACAGCCAGATCACGTCTCGCTCCAGCTCGAACTCGACCCGACCGAACTCGACACGCTTTCGCCACACGCCGATACCGTACGCCTCTCGCCCGACGACGCGCGGAAGCTCGCTGCAGCACTTGAGAAGCACGCAGAAACAGTCGAACAGGCTTAG